The Lycium barbarum isolate Lr01 chromosome 4, ASM1917538v2, whole genome shotgun sequence nucleotide sequence ACCAACACTTTTATATGGTCAGAACTTAGCCATATTAGTTCAAGATTAAAAAGTTTTTCGTAATACGGAACCCACCAAAAAAATATATTcctatttaattaatcaaagatAACACCTGACTGATTATCTTTCTTTTTCCTGCCACACAAACGTCAAAAACTAAAAACACAAAAACAGCAAGTTCAACACTTCAAGCATACCGTACAACTTACAAGATCAGAAGTTAGTTACTTGTGTGTCCCTCTTTCTGATCAATAACAAATATATACACGCACAATTTTGTGGTCATCACTTTCCAGCTTGCATGACTTCTTGTAACTTAAACAACCACATACACCTCTCAAATCCCAAATACTCTCTTCAATTTCACTTTCTCATTTTCTTGATTTGAACCAAAACAAAATGGAGGGAATTTGTACTAGTTGTTTGTACACTTGGATAACCCCATCATCAATTGAGTATAAAAGAAGAAGGAAACACTTGAATACAGTTAAAAAGAACCGATCTTTATCAAGAAAAATTTGTGCAGTGAGTAGTGTTTCAGAGAAAAGTGGTGTGCTAGTGAAGGACATTTCAAGAACTAGTGCTTTGGAGCAACTTGATATTGAACGTGGTGTCTGCATTCCATTTCGAAAATACTCACCAGAATTAGTATGGCAATTACTTactattttttgttcttttttggtttttgttgtgttgttggaAAATTGATTTGGAGTATGTGAATAGCATCCTGGTAATTATTTGCTAATTTTCTTTGATAAATTTTGAGGGTTTGCTGGGAAAATTaagttttattatgtgaaattagTTTTGCTTAACAAGTTTGGAGGGTTGATTTCTCAGCTAAtagttattactccctccgttccaatttatgtgatgtagTTTGTCTGGGCACgcagtttaagaaataaaggagaaCTTTTGAATCTtttggtctaaaacaagccaaaaatatttgtgtggttataattctcgttaagcgtaaaaggtaaagtttaaagttaaattgttgtcagtcttataaattgggacagaggaagtatCTTAGAAAATCACCTTTCTTTTCCAGTTTCCTTCAACAAAAAAAGTGACTTTCTAATATAATAACTATTAGTTGGGTGACCATCTGAGAAATCAACTCGAAGTTTGAACAAATTCCCAGTGAGTTATTGAGTTTTCTGATATTTTTTGTTGGTTTATTGGAAAATTATGGAGTATGTGAATAGCTTCCCAATAGTTTTTGCTCTTTCTTGGTTATTTACTTTGGGTATATCGGAGAATAAAATTTGTAATATGCGATTGACATCCCTGTGATTATTTGAGTTATTTTGTTGGTTTATTGGTAAGTTAAGTTTGTAGTATGTGAATCATTTCTCAATTATTTGCTATATTGGTGGTAAAGTTTTTGTAGATATATTGGAAAATTAAGTGTGACTTAGTGTGATGGTCTTATATGTTCATTTCTTTGTGGGTTTATTGGAAATTTGTGTTTTTGATGTACACTTTGGGTTTTTAGGTGAGAAACAAGGTGTTAGAGTCAAGGGGACAGATTTTGTCTTTGGTTGGTAGAGGAATAGAGATTGTGTGGAGTTTGGGGCTTTATTACACTACACTGGTGTATGATTATTTGGTGGGTCGTGACGAAGAGGTTGTTCCTTTCCGTGCTCGGCAGCTGAGGAagttgttgtgtgatttgggacCTTCTTTTATCAAAGCAGGACAGGTTTAGTGCTTTTAAATCTCTAAAGTTCAATACCAGTTGGTTGTTATATTTCTTAGTCTTCGATTTTATTATTACTTGTTGTTTCCTTCGCTCCAGTCCTTTGCTTCGGTTACCGTATTATTTGTTGTTGCTACTGTTCTCTTCTCCTTTATTTTTAGCATGGTTTCTTCACTACTGTAATTCCTTTCCATACTTGATTTGATATGATTTACTTGAGCCAAGGGTCCcacggaaacagcctctctaccttcacaaggtaggggtaaggctgcgcaaacaccaccctccccagaccccatttgtgggattacacagggtatgttgttgttatatttCTTATAGATGAGTATTGCTCTACTGGAAATTGTGAACTTTGGGTCAATATAAAGAAACTGGAAAATGATTCTGTACTAGTATGTGTAGCCAAAGAAGATTTATAATGGCAGTAATGATGAAACAAACTATTAGAGGAAGAATATACATTGCGCAAATATAGAGTAGAAGACTGTAGAAATGCTATACAATTGCTGAATTGTGTAACAAAGAAGCATTTCCCAACTCTTTGGCTGGAAACACCAATAGCCAGTGAAATTTACTGTATGATGGCTCAGCAACATAATTTTAAGCGTGGTATCCTGTTTGCTAGTGTTCATCCTTTTTTGGCGCATGGATAGGAGTCATGAATTGGGCCACTACTATGGGAGTATGGGTACATTGAATGAAATCGTTGAAACCCTCAGTGGCCTATTACTATACCACCAACACATTTAAACTTCTAAGGATCATTGCAGAAATAAATATTGCATGGTGAATACATGTTAATCCAACCTTAAGAGGAACAACGGACATTTCTGTTTTACAGAGATATAGTCAATACTAGTCACAATTGAACTTTTCTGTTTTTCCCAATATATGGTCAATACTAGTGCAATATGTACGACTTGTGCTCTGAATTTACTTCATTTGTCCAAGCATCTTGATTTTTTATTAGTCCCATTTCTAAATATTTGTATGATTAATAGATAGGGTCAAGATTGTTAGAAAAAACTACAGATTGGGAAAAACTTTTTCCTTATCTTACTGTTTTTGGATCGAGGTTGTTAAATCATCTCACATCTGTTAGATATAAACTACAGAGTCACATATTGAAGGTAGAGAGAGCGATATGACTGCTTAGTGAGGTTCATATATGATAGCATACAGAGGTAGAGAACTGGTCATGCATCTAAATGTGCCACATGCAGCAGATGCAAGCTATTGTTCGGTATATCTGCTGGTTATGCCTACTGTATGGACGTGAGGGGTTAATTACCAACATTTGATTATATTTCTAAtgttcttcattccatcccatgACAATAATCGAATGAAAAGAAAGATGAAGGTCATCAACACGATAGAAATTCCGCATCTGCAAAGTGTACTGTATTGAATGAGAACTTTATAATAGTAACTTATTGCGTTGAGACTTGAGAAGAGCAACATGCATTGACAATAGGGTATAACTAAATAGTAAGAAGTTAAACTTCTTTGGTAGAATTGAGTTCAAATTGAATGCTTCCTAGTTATCTTATATTTCTTGTACAAACATAACTCTGTGATAAGAATTTGCACTTTAGAGTCATTTCCCTTTGATTTCGCTGTTCTTCAGCAACTATAGTCATTTGTTTATTGTGTCATTTTTCTGCAGGCAGAGGTTCTAAATGGATTTACAACTCCTTTTGCTTAGCTCCTTTTAGCTTACCTAATTTCTTGGTTCATTTATACTTCTGTTCTGAAAATTTGTTTATTGTATTATATTACACTATGTCTCTGTTTGTCTCTTGATTGTTTGCAATTGCCAACATGCATGTATTACTTCTGATTAGttatgtgttatttcttttttgCAGGTGCTTGCAAACAGGCCGGATATCATCAGAGAAGATTACATGAATGAACTTTGCATTCTTCAAGATGATGTTCCTGCGTTTCCTAATCAGGTAAATGAAATGACAAGTGAGGTGCAGGTGATGCAGGCTTTTGTTACATTATCCACCGTAGAACACTTTTCCTTTGAGCAGAAATCATTGACAATGATGTAGGTTGCTTTTAACATCATAGAAGAGGAATTGGGCCAGCCTCTAGAAGCTGTTTTCagcaaaatttcttcaaaaactATTGCAGCTGCAAGTTTGGGTCAAGTATACCGTGCTACTTTACGTGCTACAGGGGAAGATGTTGCCATAAAGGTTGACCATTTCCTGTTTGTCTTGCAATCTTTCTTTTCTGTTGGCCAATTTTACTGCTAAAGCATTGAAACCTTTTATCGTATCATTGATGTCCAAACGTTCTCGTTTACCTTCTTTTAAGTCATTTGGAGAAACACCTATTGCAGAACTAGTAAAAGTAAAAAGACGATTGTCCATTACATAAATAGCTGAAAAATATCTGGATAGCCATTGGAAATAGTCAAGTACTGGAGCTCTGTAGATTTTTTAAGGTCCGAAATTTGACACTCGACACAAATGTGCATAGAGAAATCCTTTGTGTTATCTAATCATTCCTTTTTCTTTATGCTAGTTTCATATTAACATATATGCATCTCATTTGAGCTTCTGGAAGCTTCAAAGAATTGAATTAACAATATGATTCAGTGGCATTCATAATTGGGGTTTGCTCTTTCCTTTTTAGGTGCAAAGGCCTCAGATAGAGCCTATCATCTACAGAGATCTTTTTCTCTTCCGCACTCTAGCCTCATTCTTGAATGGCATCAGCCTACAGAAACTGGGGTGTAACGCTGAGCTTATAGTTGATGAATTTGGTGAGAAGCTATTGGAGGAGTTGGATTATACCTTGGTAATGCTGCACATTCCTCTTTTTGCAAACTGAATAGGGAAAGAAATTTCTCTTATCTTGGAAGGCTTTCCCTGTCTGTGTTCTGTAATCATCCctcttctcttctctcttttttctttctagGAAGCTCGTAATATCGAAGACTTCTTGGAAAATTTCAAAGATGACCCTACTGTTAAAATACCTAAGGCTTACAGACAGCTTTCTGGTTCACGTGTTTTGGTGATGGAGTGGATTGATGGAATTCGGTGCACTGACCCACAGGTGTGGATCTTTTGGTTTCCTCAAATGCGTGCTTTGGGATGTCCTACTTGTAGTAATACGTTATCATTCTTGTGACTTAGGCAATCAGAGATGAAGGAATTGATGTGGATGGATTTTTGACTGTTGGAGTTAGCGCAGCCTTGCGGCAGCTGCTCGAATTTGGCCTATTCCACGGGGACCCTCACCCTGGGAATATCTTTGCTATGCGTGATGGCCGCATTGCCTATGTGGACTTTGGCAATGTTGCTGTGCTCAGTCAGGTAATATGATGTGATTGACTGTATATCTGGTATTTAGTAAAGTGATGCCTGATATGATTGACTTTATTCGTATGTGTGTGTTCATGCATGCATGAGCATGTCAAATACAGGTCACTAGGAATCCCCGACCATCTACGATGATCTTAAACTAACATATAATCATGTATTCATCCTCCTTAGATTTCCGAAATCGGAAGTTAGGAGGTCAAATTTGTTATCATTGACTCGAAGTTATTGCATGCCCAAATAAAATGCATCTATTGCTACATAAGTTTGAGGGTTTAGTAAATTATGAAACTCTGAAGAAGGTGAGAAATTGAGGGTTTGTAATTGCTGATTAATTGGTGAAGTTGATATGTAGAACATATTAGTTGGTGAGTTGCGTAGGATGATTTTTAATATCCAATTGCTAGTATAGGGCTGTCTAGATTCTGCAAACTGGTTGCAGGCCCTTTTCTTTTAACCTCTATGAAGGGAAAAGGAAAGAACATCCCTTTTCTATTTTGAAGGTATTATGATATAGTCCTTCCTAGAGGCTTTGCATAGCTCTTTCCTCCTTTATGATATAtctgatgatgataataataagataCAATGTTATGCTAGAAATATCAAAAAGCAGAGTTTTCTATGAGGAAATTGAGTCAATGTGCTGAAAATCTCCAACGTCTCACCTTCCAATGCAAACTGAACTGTGAAGAGATGTATAACAAGATATGATGCATACTGAAGTTAATTATAGCAAGCGGGAAGGTAGTATTCCGGTTTCTCTTGTGCTGTGACCTGTGAGCTTCCCAAGAGAGTGATCATTAATGTGAGAGGGGAAGGTTATTTGTGATAGAGGCTCTGCTGGCTTCTATATAGACATCTGGGATTATTCTCTCTTTCTATTTGGGTCATTTCGTACCTCAACTTTTTGAATTGGAAGAATCCATATAACGAGGTGTAGAGAATTGAAGACTAGTGGGTATACAGGAGGTACCTAGTGAGCTATTCTACTGAATTTCGCCAAAACCCTCTGGTTCATTCTAGTACCAAATCGGCTTATTGTCGCTTTAACTCTTCGTTCATATGAAAATTCAACCACTTCTTTATTGAGAGGAGGGACTCAATACCTTAATTATGATAGAATGAAGAACAGAAGAGAAGAAGATTTTTCCAGATTAATGACCGAAGATTAAATGTTCATATAAGGGACTCTATCCGGACTCTAATGTCATGAAGAAAAAGAGGGgaatatttttccaaaacagtAGCCTGTAATTCAATGCTAGAGGAACTCAATACCTAAACACTGATAGCATGGAGAGAAGGAAGAGAAGAATACTTTCAATAGAATGACCTGAAATTTAATATTCAGAGAAGGGACTCAATACTCAAAGTCTAATATCATGAAAAACAGAAGCGAAGGATGCTTTTTACGTACAGAACCTGAACTTCAATTTTGCAAAGAGGTGTTTAGCTTGAAATGTCAGCAAAAGAATGACCAAAATAGTGGCTAGAAAAGGAGTGCCGTTAGAACGGCCACTGAAAAGAAACACAACTTTGTCAGAATGGTCATTGGAAAAGGGCATGTATGCTGCCACAACGGTCACTAGAAAGAGGTGTCTAGCTGTCAGAACAATCACCGGGAACAAAGGAGGCATGGATAGTAAAAcgtagaaaagaaagaaaaccttTGCCGGGTGAGTGACACAAGGCCACCCTTAAATCTCTACCAAGGTTATAGGGGCTGTGGTACCATGTGAAAAGAGAAACATTAGTTGAGTAACAATGTACAAGAACAGCTCCTCATTTAGGATTCTTAGGTTAAGtatattaaatatttattctctttaaCAAACAGGGTAAGTAAATATAAAATATTCTATGGTATCCTTGTGAATACAATGAAATACCCTCCAAAATTATCCTAGTTAAAATCACTGAATCAAGAGTTTTATGGAATAGCATCAGTTCTCTTTCCTTTCAACATATATAATTGCCCGGAGCTACTTGTCTGTTCTCCAGTTGGCCTGCAATTtgattctatctgtctgtcttttatttacactgggtttgttgttgttgtcttctATTTACAGCAAAATAAACAGATTCTGATTGATGCTGTTGTCCATGCGGTGAATGAGGACTATGCCGAGATGGCAAATGATTTTACCAGGCTTGGATTCCTAGCTAGTGGAACTGATGTTGCCCCGATTGTTCCAGCATTAGAAGCAATATGGCAAAACTCGCTTGAAAAAGGACTTGCTGACTTTAATTTCAGAAGTGTTACAGGTACCTTGAATGAGTTGCTTTGTTCCTGTTAACTGCAATCTTCTCCCAACTTCTAGAAATTTTGTGCTTTTTCCTGTGAAGCCCTTACTTGGTAATTATGCTATTTGAAGTTGGCACTAGTAGATATGTGAAAATAAGCAGCTAAGAACAATAGACACTTAAATGCCCTAAACAACAAGCTCTCATCATTCAGATCCTTATGACACCTAAAATTTGCATGCCGGCACAATTTGTTGCACCAACAGAGAGATTGATGACCTACTAATTTGAGCTTAGTTTTCTAAAGTATGACATTTCATGCTTTGACCGGTGCATTCTTGCCTCAGTTTATCAAATTCGTTTTATTGGATTAGCATCCTTGACTGGCAAGGAATCAGATACCACACAGCATCTTGGCCTGTGGTATGGCCCGAAATATTGTACTTGTAGCTTCCCTTAGAATACTGCAGTTTTTAGAGACGAGAAAGTCTCTTGACTGGAAATTTGAGCTGCAACCTGCCCAAGTGCCCTAATTCATGTGATATAAGGATATATATTATACTCTTCTATTTTGCTGATCAGACGTTGACTCAGAAAACATTATGGAGTTAGGTGTGTTTGGTAATTGGAAAATTCCATGAAGAAGTCATTTTGTAGTGGTTGTTTACTGGAAAATATATCTAGGAAATGGGGGAGGTGACTTTCTTCACTTATAGATGGAAGTAATTTTCCTTTACGATAATCCAAATTCTTAGTCCATGTCAGTTGCACTTATGATATCATATCGATCTTTAATACTCGATAAAACACTATCCAACTTACATTACTATCAATCTTTAATGAATATTGTTTTACAAAATCCTTTTACCTCACCAACCAAACACTGAAACATAAGTGAGGAAACCGCTTAGTTCCCTGAGAAACATCTTCCTTTATATTAAACATGTTTACTTTATAGGTTTAAAGAAATTAGGTATCGCGAAAATACAGCTGTGGAAGGTTCCTATTTTTACCATCTGACTCAATAGAACCTTCTAATACATATGAATAATAATCTCATTTATGTTTTTGTTTAAGGAGGGTATGCTAGCCTGCTGTGGCAGTGACTTTGTAGACTGTTGTGGTTACTTATCTGTTTTGCTTAGTTAGCATTATTAGACTTATTATAGAGATTGACTAACAAGCAAAAGTGAAAAAAGATCTTGCTAGCTGGCTTGAGGTTTTGTTCTGGTTGCAAAACCACGTTATAGCGGTTAAAGGTTTTGTTCTGGTTGCAAAACCACGTTATAGCGGTTAAACTTATAATTATGATGTACTTGTTTACAAGCATGGCGTGCTTTATTCGGGGACTGAACGAAGCTTCAGAATATTGCCTGTTCTCTGTTGATTTACTCATTTTATCTCTTCCCTTATTCTTGATGTTCTACGTAATTTTCATCATTTATCATAGCTTCAAGCTCTAAAATTACCGAACCAAACCTTTCTTTTAATCGATAAAATTACAGAATTTATATCTTCAGcctgaaagttgtagatataccTTCTATTCTTTCACTCTTCCAGCCCGAGAGTTTCTCGTGCATCACCTCCACTCCACACCTAGGAGCTTGACAACTTATGCCAATTGAGTTGAATACTAGGGGCACTCAGATCCTTATATTGTTCTATTGACAAGTTATGTAGGGGTTAATAATGCAGAGATTAGTAATGCCGGGGTTAGTAATGCAAGGATTGTAGTGTGGGGATTATTTCTTGTTGAATATATAGTCTGATTTGTTACAAATCAGTATACagtttataatttaaaatatttgagtaCTTATTAAACAAAATTGAGATTATCTTACTATTATGAGGGTTAGTTTTGTCACTTTTGTGTTCTTATTCCACATTTTTCTAGCATAAATTATTACATAGATTCCCGCATAACTTATGCATGTAATATTTATAAGGAAAACAAAAAGGAGTAACCAAACTTTGTATAACTTAATGTTGATTTCCAGGTGGAGATTAAATCTCCTCAAACCCAAAACAAACATTGTATAACTTAATGCTGATTTTTATGTGGAGATTAAATCTCCTCAAACCCAAACGAAACATTAGATAACTGTTTTTGAAGTACAAAAAGTGGTTTGCTAACTATCCTATTTGTTTAACTATAAATTGGCTACATGGAAGCCTATGTTGTTAACCTATTTTTGAATTCAGTAAGTCGTTGTGATGATTTAGAAAAATGTCTTCACCATTATCCGGTTCTTGTATTGGCATTTGTGACGATCAATTCCACCATTTAAGACTGCACCAGTAATTGTTTATGCTTTGCTGTTTGAAGACACCTGGATAAATATCAGTTGAGATCTATGATGTAAATGCTACCAgataaagttaatttttttttcctaacaATGTGACTAATCTTCTCGCTGCAGGAAAATTCAATCAACTAGTTTACAACTATCCTATTCGGATACCAGAAAGGTTTTCTCTCGTTATTCGTTCTCTATTGACTCAAGAAGGCATTTGTTTGACCCTGGAGCCACGTTTCAAGTTTCTGGAGGTGAAACATCTTGCTTTTTTGCTCGCAACTTTCGGAAAAAAATTGCATGTTAACTATTTTTTCCTCATTAATGAGCCATATGGTAATGCTGTTGGTTGGAAAACCAGAGAAACTTCTCCGCTAATCTGTTGAGAAAAAGCTTAACATGTTGATCCACTGACATTAAGTTTGACAACAAAAAACAACATAGACCTGCTTGGAAGTGATTTTGAAGTTTGGTATCACTCTGAATTAAAGTAGACTTTTGCTCATACCCATGGCCCCGTGATTGTTCTACCAAAGCACATTCTGTAATCTACACACTGCTTTTACGCAGTGTAGCAATTAAGGCTACAGGCATATGCAATTAAGCAATGAATCATCGAGCTGTTCTGATTTTAGGTATACACCTATTTTGGTCATGACACGCCAAATAATATGAGGCATTATGCAGAGAATATTTGATCTTAGTAATGTTACTCTTTATGCATGCTATTTTGCatactttttttttccccttatatatatgatattgattATCTTGAGCATCAAATCAGGTAGCCTATCCATATGTGGCAAAGCGTCTCCTAACAGATCCTAACCCAGCTTTGCGTGAACGCCTTATACAGGTTGGTTAAAGATCTCTTCGCCTTATCATTCTTTATGAAGAGCATAGTATTTTCTATTTAACCTCTTGTTCGACCTTTCTGAAACTTTTTTGATTGATGTTGGGTTATATGGTGTTAACATACGAGATATTTTTATGTGTTAATTTTTAACAAGTGTAAAGTTAGGCCTCAGTTAGTTCTCAATAAGTTATGCGAAAATAACTAAAGAATGAATGCAAAGAGTTGCATAAGTTAATGACGTTATTCTGATACATCCCTAAACAATGGTATGTCCACTTTTACGGCTTATCTGACTTGACTTGTTAGGGACCATGGCTCGGCAGTTATGATAATACTTAACTTTGACATTTAGGGCTGACTTCTAATGTTTTTCTGGAAATAAGTGTTGAATTTAACTATAAAAATGGGTAACGATTAAAATCACTGTAGTTAGGTCTGGGATACTTGCAACATGTATTCTATATGACCATTCATTTAGTTTATCAGAAGTGTAAATCCAGAGGCAACCATTAGGAAGTAATGGTAGAAACAGGACCAACCTGGATGGACCTAAAGTTTATCTTGGAGAAAATGGATCCAATCTGCTCGATATTATCCTTGTTTTGGCAGCTAGCATTCTGTTCTGATGGATCAGATCAGATTGAAGTTCAACAGCAGATCTCCTGATAGCTAACTCATGGATTATCCAGCTcaagagttgaaagattttctATAGTGAGAGAATGGTCAACCTCTTAATCCATACTGTGCATCCGTGATCTGGTCAAAAACTCATGTGACCTTGTTTTTTTTCTTGAACCCGTAAAAAGTAGACCCTCTACCtccacaaggtaggggtaagactgcgtacacgccaccctcccagaccccactagtgggactatactgggtatgttgttgttgctgtaaAAAGGGAAGTCATTGGAGTCACTTTTCTGGAAAAGTTGTCAGCTTCTTGCTGTAGCATTATCAGTGGCTTTGGATGGTGGTTGTTAACAATAGGCAGCAGCTAGTTGTGGCGTTTTGCCTTGCAAAGCTTTGTTTCTCCTCTCTTTCAGTGATTTGTCTAGAACAAACTAGGGTCAGAAAATGAAACGGAAAACAAAACTAAGTCGTGGGTCAGATTTGTAGCACTTGGGTAGTCCATATCTGCTCCAACTTCAGCCCAAAAATGGACTTTTTGAATTGTCTAATTGATACAACTTGATTCACCGAATTTCCTCACAATACAGTTTATCCAAGTTAAGGTGATACTCTTCTCCAATAGTAGTTGGATTGACAGTTAAATCAAGAGGGAGACTTTTTGAAAGAGTGTCTGATTTAGTCCGGTCTGTTCTTCAACATCAATTAGCACATAGGTAATCTAGAGATACATTGTAAAATCTTGTTCATTCTGGGTCTGGAGGTAACCTAATCAATATGATTACATTCATTTGGGTTGGAATTATCCATCCTCCATTAATTCCCCTTTCCCCTCCCaacactttaaaaaataacaaGAAGGAACAAATACTAAAAGAAAGAAGAAACTGAGGGATCCTTGTTTAGCTTAAACAAATGGTATTTCTCTGAAATAGTTTCCTGCACAAGTTATTGACTATTTATTTGCCTTTCGGATATTTCTCTCTGCTTCACTTGTTAGGTTCTGTTCAAGGATGGTCTCTTCCAGTGGAAACGACTGGAGAACCTAATATCTCTAGCAAAGGAAAATGTCACAAAACTGAGCAAAAACCCTGCATTTCAAGGGAATAATAGGTACTTCTCCGCACTCCCTTCTTTACTCTTTGACAAGCTTTTGCATTAATTATCCTGTAACACTGTTATGtgaaacttttcacattttcTGGTTTGTTTTGTCAGAGGAACAATCAAACATTTGAAGAATGAACAGAAATTAGACCTAACTGACACAATCAAGGATGGAGCTCGACTTTTCATAATTGACGAAGGAATTCGCAGGCAGCTTCTTCTTGCTTTGACCGAAGACTCCAAGCTTCACATTCAAGAAGTATGTACTATCTGATAGATAGATAGTTGTCTATATAAGAAGATGCACAACTCTGATGTGATTGTCTCTTGCAGGTAGTTGATGTATATAGACTGCTCGAAGACCAGGTAGATGTACCTTCAATGGCTTTGGGACTAGCACAAGGTACACTTCCATTGTTCATAGAGCCTTCCTTCCACTTAAATACTTAGGTAGATCATACATTCCATAAAATATGACTTCCTCATGAGCTTTACATGtcttaattttttcagatttaccATCCGTTGCTCGAGATATATTGCTTTCATGGAGTTCCTCTGTATTATCAGACAGATAGTTCCCTTCTGGTGCATCCCTCGACCAATGATATTTCAATTTGTTATCATGATGTAAAGTTGAGTTCTCCCCCTCTCCCCCTTTCTCTTCCCCTTGTTTCTTCTCCTCTTGGTCGCATTTTTCCCATGTGATCAAGGTGGAATCTAGAACCTGCAAAGTtttgggtaaatatatttgtatAGTATAGGGAAAGCATAAAGAGATGAAAGTCGTGTATTATGAGAAATTCGTGTTGATTATAAAGAGATGAAAGTCGTGTATTATGAGAAATTCGTGCTG carries:
- the LOC132635556 gene encoding protein ACTIVITY OF BC1 COMPLEX KINASE 1, chloroplastic-like, giving the protein MEGICTSCLYTWITPSSIEYKRRRKHLNTVKKNRSLSRKICAVSSVSEKSGVLVKDISRTSALEQLDIERGVCIPFRKYSPELVRNKVLESRGQILSLVGRGIEIVWSLGLYYTTLVYDYLVGRDEEVVPFRARQLRKLLCDLGPSFIKAGQVLANRPDIIREDYMNELCILQDDVPAFPNQVAFNIIEEELGQPLEAVFSKISSKTIAAASLGQVYRATLRATGEDVAIKVQRPQIEPIIYRDLFLFRTLASFLNGISLQKLGCNAELIVDEFGEKLLEELDYTLEARNIEDFLENFKDDPTVKIPKAYRQLSGSRVLVMEWIDGIRCTDPQAIRDEGIDVDGFLTVGVSAALRQLLEFGLFHGDPHPGNIFAMRDGRIAYVDFGNVAVLSQQNKQILIDAVVHAVNEDYAEMANDFTRLGFLASGTDVAPIVPALEAIWQNSLEKGLADFNFRSVTGKFNQLVYNYPIRIPERFSLVIRSLLTQEGICLTLEPRFKFLEVAYPYVAKRLLTDPNPALRERLIQVLFKDGLFQWKRLENLISLAKENVTKLSKNPAFQGNNRGTIKHLKNEQKLDLTDTIKDGARLFIIDEGIRRQLLLALTEDSKLHIQEVVDVYRLLEDQVDVPSMALGLAQDLPSVARDILLSWSSSVLSDR